The Armatimonadota bacterium genome includes a window with the following:
- the holA gene encoding DNA polymerase III subunit delta — protein MARRTGSTVFESHRVHLLLGEEDWLVDEAVHRLVDAHLPPEERSLNLDRLDAGETDVVQIITRADTMSFFGSARVVVVRGLERLPIPSQERLAAYLEQGPPPSVLVLVARSLDRRRRLYATLRKVARIQEFEPLNSQAAAAWAMRRTQSLDKRLEPEAARALVDVVGTGLRDLAGEIDKLVMFTGDRETIRTDDVREVAYRGVQVSVFAIVDAVGEGDVGHALRTLDTLLSSENPIGLLALLAGHFRALLATGALAEQHAAPDRVRAALGNRAWLYGRYRDQIRRLRGVDLAGLYREIERTDLALKNSPASARAALEGLVVRLCGAGWGARMA, from the coding sequence TTGGCGCGGCGGACCGGGAGTACCGTCTTCGAATCCCACCGTGTCCACCTGCTGCTGGGCGAAGAAGACTGGCTGGTGGATGAAGCCGTCCATCGCCTGGTGGACGCGCACCTGCCTCCCGAGGAACGCAGCTTGAACCTCGACCGCCTGGACGCCGGCGAGACCGACGTCGTACAGATCATCACACGCGCGGACACGATGTCGTTCTTCGGCAGCGCGCGCGTCGTGGTGGTCCGGGGGCTGGAGCGGCTGCCTATACCTTCGCAGGAGCGACTGGCCGCCTACCTCGAGCAGGGACCGCCGCCGTCCGTCCTCGTCCTCGTGGCTCGTTCGCTCGACCGCCGGCGCCGGCTGTACGCGACGCTGCGGAAGGTGGCTCGGATCCAGGAGTTCGAACCCCTGAACAGCCAGGCGGCCGCCGCATGGGCGATGCGGCGGACCCAGTCTTTGGACAAGCGCTTGGAGCCGGAGGCCGCGCGCGCGCTGGTGGACGTGGTGGGCACGGGGCTACGGGACCTGGCCGGAGAGATCGACAAGCTCGTCATGTTCACGGGCGATCGGGAGACCATCCGGACGGACGACGTGAGGGAAGTGGCGTACCGCGGGGTGCAGGTCTCGGTGTTCGCGATCGTCGACGCCGTGGGAGAAGGCGACGTCGGCCACGCGCTGCGCACACTCGACACGTTGCTGTCCTCGGAGAATCCCATCGGCCTGCTCGCCCTTTTGGCGGGCCACTTTCGGGCGCTGCTCGCGACCGGGGCGTTGGCCGAACAGCATGCCGCCCCCGACCGGGTCCGAGCCGCGCTGGGAAACCGCGCGTGGCTGTACGGACGGTACCGGGATCAAATCCGCCGGTTGCGGGGGGTCGATCTGGCAGGCCTGTACCGGGAGATCGAGCGAACGGACCTCGCGCTGAAGAATTCGCCCGCGAGCGCACGCGCGGCGCTGGAAGGATTGGTCGTCAGGCTGTGCGGGGCGGGGTGGGGAGCGAGGATGGCCTGA